In the uncultured Fibrobacter sp. genome, one interval contains:
- a CDS encoding TIGR02171 family protein encodes MNRVVLFFLIAASLFLGVGCSNSERVTSSNDSDAYFTQDTLDGMIRVQMKNASISLGTNDRYAKSDERPQMQVSLDYSFSIGRHEVTCKEFNSLMHSATKLVLDCDGSNFPATDLTFYDAVLFANERSKAEDLDTAYTYIHAYFDNQKHCTSLEGFAFHPEVNAYRLPTEAEWMLVARSNWDPAFAWTADNSDYKLHKVCSLADTSTIVCDMLGNAMEWVNDWLGYFRDTTVVNYVGAPDGGSFGQRIVKGGSYKNTSESITSYGRGDVYMVTSSTRADYVGFRLAYGSIPNAVWIAADGNAATTRVVPLVHSTKLRSLAGTYKAKLAFRNELTGNIAYVDYSMVNLTVTEIVDTIDAYHPDISPDGSKVAFCTGLEGISGKSKLYVRNLDVEGSNLVQLDVESAAIPRWRVSRGDTVIVYVTDAGNNADESSFKGASTWQVKFENGKFGKPQKLFDGAYHGGISDDNLLAVSGARVLRARSARPGARTASDINELVWYNGEQACNVSLAKDKSKRTLFLDFGGETGQKFVGKKYRTHERLLVTDSGGDLIQTVAAPKGYTFDHSEWASGDSGLVVATLTNTKGAHQKIALVHLADSSIVELMEGDDLWHPCLWVKPRHFVRDGIKLDLDSAGIYFNEWGGEAAAILRYKMELLWKYWDTANVVIMGSSRPLDGVNPSLLDKKFFALNMAHVPNMMASSDYLMTNYVFPHVTNLKYVVISLDIDMWYRSEKTESNFFYKEYKNYPGYVYDRDHKFWVPRAPDELVYLTEESMGAESYFSNFVETRGFNPADPSTWESKPSVENDSTWMSERSAYYYANMKHLKNILTQAKEKDVYVIGVIFPQSPGYKKTGALGRYGIRRSEAPKLLKELNDLSKEYPNFVFWDENQMGDHDYTDEMASNKDHLSYLGAKQLTLRLNAKLKKLK; translated from the coding sequence ATGAACCGTGTCGTATTGTTCTTTTTGATTGCCGCCTCCCTGTTCTTGGGTGTAGGGTGTTCCAATTCTGAACGAGTCACATCGTCGAATGATTCGGACGCCTACTTTACTCAGGATACGCTTGACGGCATGATTCGGGTGCAAATGAAAAATGCCTCGATTTCGTTAGGGACAAACGACCGGTATGCAAAATCCGATGAACGCCCGCAAATGCAGGTGTCGCTGGATTACTCTTTTTCCATAGGCCGTCATGAGGTGACCTGCAAGGAATTCAATTCCCTGATGCATTCTGCAACAAAGCTTGTGCTGGACTGTGACGGGAGTAATTTCCCGGCGACGGATTTGACTTTTTACGATGCGGTCCTTTTTGCGAACGAACGCAGCAAGGCCGAAGATCTCGATACGGCTTACACCTACATTCATGCCTATTTTGACAACCAGAAACATTGCACCAGCCTAGAAGGATTCGCTTTCCACCCCGAAGTCAATGCATACCGTTTGCCGACAGAAGCGGAATGGATGCTGGTCGCAAGATCCAACTGGGACCCCGCTTTCGCTTGGACGGCGGACAATTCGGATTACAAGCTGCACAAGGTATGCAGCTTGGCGGACACAAGTACCATTGTATGCGATATGCTTGGAAATGCGATGGAATGGGTGAATGACTGGCTTGGATATTTCCGCGATACGACTGTCGTGAACTATGTGGGTGCCCCCGATGGAGGCTCGTTTGGACAGCGCATCGTGAAAGGCGGTAGCTATAAGAATACGTCGGAATCGATTACGTCGTATGGCCGTGGCGACGTTTATATGGTGACGTCTTCGACGCGTGCCGACTACGTGGGGTTCCGTCTTGCGTACGGTTCCATTCCGAATGCCGTGTGGATTGCTGCCGATGGAAATGCCGCAACGACACGTGTCGTTCCATTGGTTCACTCGACAAAATTGCGTTCCTTGGCTGGAACCTATAAGGCAAAGCTTGCGTTCCGCAATGAACTGACGGGCAATATCGCCTATGTGGATTATTCCATGGTGAACTTGACCGTGACTGAAATTGTGGATACGATTGATGCCTATCATCCCGATATTTCGCCCGACGGAAGCAAGGTCGCTTTTTGCACGGGGCTTGAAGGTATTTCGGGAAAATCGAAACTCTATGTCCGCAATCTGGACGTCGAGGGTTCCAATTTGGTGCAGCTGGATGTCGAAAGTGCCGCCATTCCGCGTTGGCGAGTGTCACGCGGTGATACGGTAATCGTGTATGTGACGGATGCCGGCAATAATGCCGATGAAAGCTCATTTAAGGGTGCCTCGACTTGGCAGGTGAAATTTGAAAACGGAAAATTCGGTAAACCGCAAAAATTGTTTGACGGGGCCTATCATGGGGGAATCAGTGATGATAACCTCTTGGCGGTTTCTGGAGCAAGGGTGCTTCGTGCGCGTTCGGCAAGGCCGGGCGCGAGAACCGCTTCGGATATCAACGAACTTGTCTGGTATAACGGAGAACAGGCTTGCAATGTATCCCTTGCCAAGGATAAAAGCAAGCGAACCTTGTTCCTTGACTTTGGTGGCGAAACAGGGCAGAAGTTTGTCGGAAAGAAATACAGAACGCATGAACGCCTGCTCGTTACCGATAGCGGTGGAGACCTGATTCAGACGGTTGCCGCCCCTAAGGGGTATACGTTCGACCATAGCGAATGGGCTTCGGGGGACAGTGGCCTGGTGGTGGCGACCCTTACGAATACGAAGGGCGCTCATCAAAAGATTGCTCTTGTCCACTTGGCCGATAGTTCCATTGTTGAACTTATGGAAGGCGATGACTTGTGGCACCCGTGTCTGTGGGTGAAACCAAGGCATTTTGTTAGGGATGGCATTAAACTGGACTTGGACAGTGCCGGAATCTATTTTAACGAATGGGGCGGGGAGGCGGCTGCGATTCTTCGCTACAAGATGGAATTATTGTGGAAATACTGGGATACCGCAAATGTCGTCATTATGGGGTCTTCGCGCCCGTTGGACGGTGTGAATCCGAGTTTGCTTGACAAAAAGTTCTTTGCCTTGAATATGGCGCATGTTCCCAATATGATGGCATCATCTGATTATTTGATGACAAACTATGTATTCCCGCATGTGACAAATCTTAAATATGTCGTGATCTCTTTGGATATTGACATGTGGTATCGCAGTGAAAAAACGGAATCAAATTTCTTTTACAAGGAATACAAGAACTATCCCGGATATGTTTATGATAGGGATCATAAATTCTGGGTTCCTCGAGCTCCCGATGAGTTGGTGTATCTGACAGAGGAATCGATGGGGGCGGAATCCTATTTTAGCAACTTTGTCGAAACTCGCGGATTTAATCCTGCTGACCCCAGTACGTGGGAATCGAAACCGTCGGTCGAAAACGATAGTACCTGGATGTCGGAACGATCTGCGTACTATTACGCCAACATGAAGCATCTGAAAAATATCTTGACGCAGGCGAAGGAAAAAGATGTCTACGTCATCGGTGTGATTTTCCCGCAGAGTCCGGGCTACAAGAAAACAGGGGCTTTGGGCCGCTATGGAATTCGCCGCAGTGAGGCGCCTAAACTGCTGAAAGAACTGAATGACTTGAGCAAGGAATATCCGAACTTTGTCTTTTGGGATGAAAATCAGATGGGCGACCATGATTATACCGATGAGATGGCATCCAATAAGGACCATTTGAGTTATCTTGGTGCAAAACAGCTGACCTTAAGGCTGAATGCCAAACTGAAAAAATTAAAGTAG
- a CDS encoding TIGR02171 family protein, whose amino-acid sequence MLKALFLLLLLFFVSCSDSGSVSSSADSEISVVEDSLMGMVRVKTNEQVLYLGTNDSLVRSEERPRMQVSLDYDFSIGRHEVTCGEFNTLMKKSTGLSLECENDSIPATNLTYYDAVLFANERSKKEKFDTAYTYRSAVFDSEKHCTSLEGFAFHPATKAYRLPTEAEWVLVAGMYWNLADGWTADNSDYKLHSVCRKVSEDVPVCDMVGNAMEWVNDWLGHFRDTAVVNFVGAPDGGALGVRIVKGGSFQNMAESITLYGRGDVYTVTSSTRADYVGFRLAFGDVPNAVWMGDDGRATTSRIVPLANAVTLRSHTGTYKAKLAFRNDLSGNIAYIDYAGGILSVTEIVDTLDAYHPDISPDGEKVAFCTKFEGVGGKSELYVRDLNAEGSNLVKLKVESAAIPRWRVLANGDTVIVYVNDAGVNNDESAFMASSTWQVKFSKGKFGKPQKLFDGAYHGGISEDNTLAVTGARLLRSHMVKSGAAKSKTTETSLDTVWYAEDQACNVSMAKDSSKRTLFLDFGGKKGRKFVGENYRTHERLLVVNASGKLVQSVGAPAGYTFDHSEWDLGGKNLAVATLVNANGVHQKIVLVNLTDSTIVDLAEGDELWHPCLWIKRFNASSENVSLDADSAGFYLTEDGDLTAMIFRYKMELLWNYRNSASVIVVGSSRPQQAILPNKMRPEFRTLNLTNVPNMMASSEYIVENYVLPHVSNLKYLVISLDIDLWYHDETSDYNFFYSEYKKYPGYVYDENHDFWKSGVPEGLSEMTTESYGVNDLAEMFRYYSGYCYAESISWEENPTVEYDSTWMDYLSSNYRAAFGHLENILKMAEKRGVYVIGVVFPQSPNFKKTGAFGRYGIRRSEAPALLKELQDLEKEYPHFVYWDENQMGDHDYDDSMANNKDHMSKKGAEQFTERLNLLLEKLEKK is encoded by the coding sequence ATGCTGAAGGCTCTGTTCCTATTGCTTTTGCTTTTTTTTGTTTCCTGTTCCGATTCAGGGAGCGTGTCGTCCAGTGCGGATTCCGAAATATCCGTAGTGGAAGATTCCCTTATGGGTATGGTTCGGGTAAAGACTAACGAACAGGTGCTTTATTTAGGGACGAATGATTCCTTGGTTCGCTCTGAGGAACGCCCCCGGATGCAGGTGTCCCTGGATTATGATTTTTCCATAGGCCGCCATGAGGTGACTTGTGGTGAGTTCAATACACTGATGAAAAAATCGACGGGACTTTCCCTCGAATGTGAAAACGACAGTATTCCTGCAACGAACTTGACCTATTACGATGCGGTTCTTTTTGCAAACGAACGCAGCAAGAAAGAAAAATTCGATACGGCCTACACCTACCGTTCCGCGGTCTTTGATTCCGAAAAGCATTGCACGAGTCTGGAAGGCTTTGCCTTTCACCCGGCAACGAAAGCTTACCGCCTGCCGACCGAAGCGGAATGGGTGCTCGTGGCGGGAATGTACTGGAATTTAGCCGATGGCTGGACTGCCGACAATTCCGATTACAAGTTGCACTCTGTATGCCGCAAGGTTTCAGAAGATGTACCCGTGTGCGATATGGTCGGAAATGCGATGGAATGGGTGAATGACTGGCTTGGACATTTCCGCGACACTGCCGTCGTGAATTTTGTGGGGGCGCCCGATGGGGGTGCTCTAGGGGTGCGTATCGTGAAAGGGGGGAGTTTTCAGAATATGGCCGAATCGATCACGCTGTACGGGCGTGGCGATGTGTATACGGTTACGTCTTCGACTCGGGCCGATTATGTAGGTTTTCGACTTGCTTTCGGTGATGTTCCGAATGCCGTGTGGATGGGGGATGATGGCCGGGCGACGACAAGCAGGATAGTTCCCCTTGCAAATGCGGTAACGCTTCGCTCCCATACGGGGACGTACAAGGCGAAGCTTGCTTTCAGGAATGATCTTTCGGGAAATATCGCCTATATTGACTATGCGGGCGGAATCCTTTCTGTGACTGAAATCGTAGACACGCTCGATGCGTATCATCCGGATATTTCACCCGATGGTGAAAAGGTGGCTTTCTGTACCAAGTTCGAGGGAGTGGGCGGCAAGTCGGAACTTTATGTACGCGACCTGAATGCGGAGGGCTCGAACCTTGTAAAGCTGAAAGTCGAAAGTGCCGCTATCCCGCGTTGGCGTGTATTGGCGAACGGCGATACTGTTATTGTCTATGTGAACGATGCAGGGGTCAATAACGATGAATCGGCTTTTATGGCATCATCGACCTGGCAGGTAAAATTTTCGAAAGGCAAGTTCGGAAAGCCTCAAAAACTTTTTGACGGTGCCTATCATGGTGGAATTAGCGAAGACAATACGCTCGCCGTCACGGGGGCGCGACTTTTGCGGTCGCACATGGTGAAGTCGGGGGCCGCGAAGTCGAAAACGACGGAAACCTCACTTGATACGGTATGGTACGCTGAAGATCAGGCCTGTAATGTATCTATGGCAAAAGATAGTAGCAAGCGGACGCTTTTCCTTGACTTTGGCGGAAAGAAGGGGCGAAAGTTCGTCGGTGAAAACTACAGGACTCACGAGCGCCTGCTTGTCGTAAATGCGTCGGGAAAATTGGTGCAGTCGGTTGGTGCTCCGGCAGGTTACACCTTTGACCATAGCGAATGGGATTTAGGTGGGAAAAACCTTGCGGTAGCGACCCTGGTGAACGCAAACGGGGTGCATCAAAAAATTGTACTTGTGAATTTGACGGATTCTACGATTGTGGATCTTGCCGAAGGGGACGAACTGTGGCATCCGTGCCTTTGGATTAAACGGTTTAATGCGTCGTCGGAAAATGTCTCGCTAGACGCCGACAGTGCGGGATTTTACCTGACCGAAGACGGAGACCTTACGGCGATGATCTTTAGGTACAAGATGGAACTGCTTTGGAATTACAGGAATTCGGCAAGTGTCATCGTGGTGGGCTCCTCGCGTCCGCAGCAGGCTATTTTGCCGAATAAGATGCGCCCTGAATTCAGAACGCTGAACCTGACGAATGTTCCCAATATGATGGCGTCGTCGGAATACATTGTCGAAAATTATGTTTTGCCGCACGTGTCGAATCTGAAATACCTAGTTATCTCGCTTGATATTGACTTGTGGTATCATGACGAAACTAGCGACTATAATTTCTTCTATTCCGAGTACAAGAAGTATCCCGGCTATGTCTACGATGAAAACCATGATTTCTGGAAATCGGGGGTTCCCGAAGGTTTAAGCGAAATGACGACCGAGTCTTACGGGGTAAATGACCTTGCGGAGATGTTCAGGTATTATTCTGGATATTGCTACGCGGAATCGATCAGCTGGGAGGAAAATCCGACGGTTGAATATGACAGCACCTGGATGGATTACCTTTCTTCCAATTACAGGGCTGCATTCGGTCATTTGGAAAATATCCTGAAGATGGCCGAAAAACGGGGTGTCTATGTCATTGGCGTGGTTTTCCCGCAAAGCCCGAACTTTAAGAAAACGGGAGCCTTTGGACGTTATGGAATTCGTAGAAGCGAAGCACCTGCACTTTTGAAGGAACTTCAGGATTTGGAAAAAGAGTATCCTCATTTTGTCTACTGGGACGAAAATCAGATGGGCGACCATGATTATGACGATTCCATGGCGAACAATAAGGATCACATGAGTAAAAAGGGTGCCGAACAGTTTACGGAACGCCTGAATCTGTTACTTGAAAAATTGGAGAAAAAATGA
- a CDS encoding transglutaminase family protein, with product MFSRLSRLAKRLFWPTLIIVFAASLALVLWSGRAENMGFRDAACSFEDRMPGCLDSVAAWSGGLAFYDSSLKASGDTLQSLKRLLWEYWKLEFAGAGEPAVSENAILPMRVLQTKKSGCMGLSWLAMMVAEARHIPLSVVMLPGHVFLRYGEDSSTVQNLEPNREGFRYTDEEYRGKYRNGPWTGLEFMPLSSTQFVGLAAFNMGNLYLDSDLRRALTWYRMAETFFPEYPGIKANQEIAKSRLPDHL from the coding sequence ATGTTCTCTAGGTTATCCCGTCTTGCGAAGCGCCTGTTTTGGCCGACGCTAATTATCGTGTTTGCGGCGTCACTGGCGCTTGTGCTTTGGAGCGGCCGGGCCGAAAATATGGGCTTTCGCGACGCGGCATGCTCATTTGAAGACCGTATGCCCGGCTGCCTCGATTCCGTGGCGGCGTGGAGCGGGGGACTTGCCTTTTACGATAGTTCGCTGAAGGCGTCTGGTGATACCTTGCAGAGCCTGAAGCGACTCTTGTGGGAGTATTGGAAACTTGAATTCGCCGGTGCAGGGGAGCCTGCCGTATCCGAAAATGCGATACTTCCGATGCGTGTCTTGCAAACTAAAAAATCCGGTTGCATGGGGCTTTCGTGGCTTGCAATGATGGTGGCCGAGGCTAGGCATATTCCACTTTCGGTGGTGATGTTGCCGGGGCATGTGTTCCTTCGTTATGGGGAAGATTCTTCGACGGTGCAAAATCTGGAACCCAATCGCGAAGGTTTCCGCTATACCGACGAAGAATATCGCGGAAAATACCGGAACGGCCCTTGGACGGGGCTAGAATTCATGCCCTTGTCGTCGACGCAGTTTGTGGGGCTTGCCGCCTTTAACATGGGAAACCTCTATCTGGATTCCGACTTGCGGCGCGCCTTGACGTGGTACCGCATGGCCGAAACGTTCTTTCCGGAGTATCCGGGAATCAAGGCGAATCAGGAAATCGCGAAAAGCCGTTTGCCTGACCACCTTTAA
- a CDS encoding glycoside hydrolase family 5 protein — translation MKRISKLAILSSLALSSTFAVAQDITPTRVGPVSQYGQLMTGKNSQGKGRIYGSCEGVKDGAEVQVRGMSLYWSLLPKATEFWTEEGVSTMVRDMNIQIVRAAMATGSDDWWGCKDGSESCGDDKSAHITGYASDPEFQKNLMKTVVEAAIKNDIYVIIDWHSHNANEQTESAKTFFKEMAQTYGQYDNVIFELFNEPTDIAWSVIKNYANQVVPVIREYSDNLILVGNRQYDQNPQEAIGNTVSGENIAYTFHYYANSHCWSGQTTWGSACEGANAQQAIDAGLSVFVSEWGTGNADGGGTPDQSKNTGWQNWIDGNKLSWANWSASKIDEGTAAFQGSSSKTSLQYTTSGNLVKSYLATNPTSYTKCGGSETPTFAKATHNFNTSFDGKALHIAGTSATVEIYTLKGDKLMKVDHVSGTLSLASLPAGKYIAKIQGNATNMVRVFQVK, via the coding sequence ATGAAAAGAATCTCAAAACTCGCCATTCTTTCTTCTTTAGCGCTCAGTTCCACTTTCGCAGTGGCCCAGGACATCACTCCCACCCGCGTGGGTCCTGTCAGCCAGTACGGTCAGCTGATGACCGGCAAGAACTCGCAGGGCAAAGGCCGCATCTATGGCAGCTGCGAAGGCGTCAAGGACGGTGCGGAAGTCCAAGTGCGCGGCATGAGCCTTTACTGGAGCCTGTTGCCCAAGGCAACTGAATTCTGGACCGAAGAAGGTGTCAGCACCATGGTGCGCGACATGAACATCCAGATTGTGCGAGCAGCCATGGCAACTGGCAGCGATGACTGGTGGGGCTGCAAGGATGGTTCAGAAAGTTGCGGCGATGACAAGTCCGCCCATATTACCGGCTATGCCAGCGATCCAGAATTTCAGAAGAACCTCATGAAGACCGTTGTTGAAGCAGCCATCAAGAACGACATCTACGTAATCATTGACTGGCATTCCCACAATGCTAACGAACAGACCGAATCCGCAAAGACTTTCTTTAAAGAAATGGCACAGACCTACGGTCAATACGACAACGTCATTTTCGAACTTTTTAACGAACCGACGGACATTGCGTGGAGCGTCATCAAGAATTACGCCAACCAAGTCGTGCCAGTCATTCGCGAATACTCCGACAACCTGATTCTTGTCGGCAACAGGCAGTACGACCAGAATCCGCAAGAAGCCATCGGCAATACGGTTTCTGGCGAAAACATCGCCTATACCTTCCACTATTACGCCAATTCCCACTGCTGGAGCGGGCAGACCACCTGGGGATCAGCTTGCGAAGGCGCCAACGCACAGCAGGCAATCGATGCAGGTCTTTCCGTGTTCGTTTCCGAATGGGGCACGGGTAACGCCGATGGCGGCGGCACTCCCGATCAGAGCAAGAACACGGGCTGGCAAAACTGGATTGACGGCAACAAGCTTTCCTGGGCGAACTGGTCCGCCTCCAAAATTGACGAAGGAACCGCCGCATTCCAGGGATCTTCGAGCAAGACTTCGCTCCAGTACACCACTTCTGGCAACCTCGTAAAGAGCTATCTTGCCACCAATCCCACGAGCTATACCAAGTGCGGTGGCAGCGAAACCCCAACCTTTGCCAAGGCTACACACAACTTCAACACCAGCTTTGACGGCAAGGCATTGCATATTGCAGGCACGTCTGCAACCGTTGAAATCTATACCCTTAAGGGCGACAAGCTGATGAAAGTCGACCATGTGAGCGGAACACTTTCGCTTGCAAGCCTCCCTGCAGGCAAGTACATCGCAAAGATTCAGGGAAACGCAACAAACATGGTGCGCGTATTCCAGGTAAAATAA
- a CDS encoding TIGR02171 family protein: MKFAWLGLLLLLLGACSNSERPLSQDGADTVVEEDSLAGMILVKATDEVVVLGTDEASAKVNERPQMRIRFGYDFSLARHEVTCGEFDSLMERSTGLSLNCADAQIPATHVTYYDAVLFANERSKAEGFDTAYTYVSAIFDSDRHCTNLEGFAYHPDVEAFRLPTEAEWVLVASMDWNPENSWNAENSDYKLHKVCGKNVANEFCDLAGNAMEWVNDWLGEFHDTEVLNFVGAPDGGSLGQRVVKGGSYRNLAESMTLYSRGDVYTVTSSTRADYVGFRLAFGAVPHATWLGNDGQSLESRIVPLASSTTLHALSGTYKMKLVFRNDLTGNLAVIDYSGATLSVVEMDDGIDAYHPDISPDGSKVAFCTGLEGVSGQSTVYVRSLEGKEKNLVKLNVESAAIPRWRVLENGDTVIVYVTDAGDNTEDADFRKKSTWQVPFKKGKFGKPQKLFDGAYHGGISEDNTLAVSGSKLLRARVAKMHSSVTEKAEDFVWYNRLQACNVSLAKDSSKRTLFLDFGGATGQNFAGEKYGTHKRLLVADASGELIQSVGAPAGNSFDHSEWVIGSENLVVASLANVNGAHQKMVLINLKDSSLIDLAEGEELWHPCLWFKKTETAEKETSLLDLDSAGIYFVSGQDWMHEALGFKMTMLWKYKDDVEILCVGSSRVEDGIAVTQMTSGFALNMGHPGNELNASLYVAENYGVNHLSKLKAVIVSLDLDLWQTTVEYTDEHFRNAPGYVYDANHFFWKEELPKDFVNAVDAAANYSASKMAYEASRGFSANGEVEWGLPLVESDSNWTDERTEQIPWNLARLDDFLGRMDSLNIRVVGVIFPQNPRYQETGAWGRYGPRRSVAAEVLDSLKKMQKHHRVFTLMDENKNGKHDYSDEMALNTDHLSALGAAQTTQRLDSLLKTLER; this comes from the coding sequence ATGAAATTTGCTTGGCTCGGATTGCTTTTGCTCTTGCTTGGCGCCTGTTCCAACTCGGAACGCCCTTTGTCGCAAGATGGGGCCGATACGGTTGTCGAAGAGGACTCCCTTGCAGGAATGATCCTTGTCAAGGCGACTGATGAAGTGGTGGTTCTAGGTACAGACGAGGCTTCGGCCAAGGTGAATGAACGCCCCCAAATGCGCATTCGTTTCGGGTACGATTTTTCGCTGGCAAGGCACGAGGTGACTTGTGGTGAATTTGATTCCCTGATGGAAAGATCTACGGGACTTTCGCTGAATTGTGCCGACGCCCAAATTCCGGCGACCCACGTGACGTATTATGATGCGGTTCTTTTTGCCAATGAGCGTAGCAAGGCCGAAGGCTTTGATACGGCTTATACGTATGTGTCGGCTATTTTTGATTCTGACCGTCATTGCACGAATTTGGAGGGATTTGCTTATCACCCGGATGTCGAGGCGTTTCGTTTGCCGACCGAGGCGGAGTGGGTGCTCGTCGCTAGTATGGACTGGAATCCCGAAAATAGCTGGAATGCCGAAAATTCGGACTACAAGCTGCACAAGGTTTGTGGAAAGAATGTTGCAAACGAGTTTTGCGACTTGGCCGGAAACGCGATGGAATGGGTGAATGATTGGCTGGGCGAATTTCACGATACGGAAGTCTTGAATTTCGTGGGCGCCCCCGATGGAGGATCCTTGGGACAGCGTGTCGTGAAAGGCGGAAGTTACCGCAATTTGGCAGAATCCATGACTTTGTATAGTCGGGGAGATGTCTATACGGTCACCTCTTCGACGCGTGCGGACTATGTGGGCTTTCGACTTGCCTTCGGTGCGGTTCCTCATGCGACTTGGCTTGGAAACGACGGACAATCTTTAGAAAGTCGCATTGTTCCCCTTGCAAGTTCTACGACGCTACATGCATTGTCGGGAACATACAAGATGAAACTCGTTTTCCGAAATGACCTTACGGGAAATTTGGCTGTAATCGATTATTCCGGGGCGACTTTGTCTGTGGTAGAAATGGATGATGGCATCGATGCCTACCATCCGGATATTTCTCCCGATGGAAGCAAGGTAGCCTTCTGCACCGGACTCGAAGGGGTTTCGGGACAGTCGACGGTTTATGTTCGCAGTCTTGAAGGTAAAGAGAAAAACTTGGTCAAGCTCAATGTGGAATCGGCTGCGATTCCGCGGTGGCGAGTGCTTGAAAATGGGGATACGGTGATTGTTTATGTGACCGATGCCGGAGACAATACCGAAGACGCCGATTTCAGAAAAAAATCTACGTGGCAGGTTCCTTTTAAGAAAGGCAAGTTTGGTAAGCCTCAGAAGTTGTTTGACGGTGCCTATCATGGAGGCATTAGCGAAGATAATACCCTCGCCGTTTCGGGGTCGAAACTCTTGCGTGCGCGTGTGGCAAAAATGCATTCCTCTGTAACGGAAAAGGCGGAGGATTTTGTGTGGTACAATCGTTTGCAGGCATGCAATGTCTCGCTTGCAAAGGATAGTAGCAAACGGACTTTATTCCTCGATTTTGGCGGAGCGACAGGGCAAAATTTTGCAGGGGAAAAATATGGTACGCATAAGCGTTTGCTTGTGGCCGATGCATCGGGTGAATTGATTCAGTCTGTGGGGGCTCCGGCGGGAAATTCTTTTGACCATAGCGAATGGGTGATTGGCTCTGAAAATCTCGTGGTGGCTTCCCTTGCGAATGTAAATGGCGCGCACCAGAAAATGGTCCTGATTAATTTGAAGGATTCTTCTCTGATTGACCTTGCCGAAGGTGAGGAACTTTGGCATCCGTGTCTGTGGTTCAAGAAAACCGAGACCGCCGAAAAGGAAACGTCGCTTTTGGATTTGGATAGTGCGGGAATTTATTTTGTAAGTGGGCAGGACTGGATGCACGAAGCGCTCGGCTTCAAGATGACGATGCTCTGGAAGTATAAGGATGATGTCGAAATCCTTTGCGTAGGAAGTTCCAGAGTCGAGGACGGTATTGCCGTAACGCAGATGACATCCGGCTTTGCGCTGAATATGGGACATCCCGGTAATGAGTTGAATGCCTCTTTATATGTTGCTGAAAATTATGGCGTAAACCATTTGAGTAAGTTAAAGGCGGTTATCGTTTCACTTGATCTAGACCTGTGGCAGACAACGGTAGAGTATACGGATGAACATTTCCGGAATGCACCGGGCTACGTCTATGACGCAAACCACTTCTTCTGGAAAGAGGAACTGCCCAAGGATTTTGTGAATGCGGTCGATGCCGCGGCAAATTATTCCGCATCGAAAATGGCGTACGAAGCGTCTCGCGGATTTTCTGCCAATGGCGAAGTGGAATGGGGCTTGCCGCTAGTGGAATCCGATTCGAACTGGACTGATGAACGCACCGAACAGATTCCGTGGAACCTTGCTCGGTTGGACGATTTTCTCGGTCGAATGGATTCCTTGAACATCCGTGTCGTGGGGGTGATTTTTCCACAGAATCCCCGTTACCAAGAAACAGGGGCGTGGGGACGTTACGGGCCAAGGCGTTCTGTGGCGGCCGAGGTACTGGATTCGTTGAAAAAAATGCAGAAACATCATCGGGTTTTCACCTTGATGGATGAAAATAAGAACGGAAAGCACGATTATTCCGACGAGATGGCGCTGAATACGGATCACCTGAGTGCTCTTGGGGCGGCGCAGACTACGCAGCGTCTGGATTCTTTACTTAAGACGCTTGAAAGGTAA